One Pagrus major chromosome 11, Pma_NU_1.0 genomic region harbors:
- the fam78bb gene encoding protein FAM78B, protein MHGLIVLVLVESRSAALLPRPVGLSWLLLTITFTCTAMGCIQSIACNKSRIKRENIVVYDLSATIDHCPTVIEENSPIVLRYKTPYFKASARIVMPPIPRNETWVVGWIQACTQMEFYNTYGDVGMSSWELPQLREGLVRAISDSDGVSYPWYGNTTETVTIVGPTAKPSRFIVSMNDNFYPSVTWAVPVSESNTPLLTNIKRDQSFTTWLVALNTTSREKILLHTIKWRMRVDIAVDPSLPLGSRARLVGRVHQDQPRVLTRMEPIPPNAMGRPNANDAQVLMWRPRRGPPLVVIPPK, encoded by the exons ATGCACGGCCTCATAGTGTTGGTACTGGTCGAGTCCCGGTCAGCAGCGCTGCTCCCCAGGCCTGTCGGGCTCTCTTGGCTGCTCCTGACCATCACCTTCACCTGCACAGCCATGGGCTGCATCCAGAGCATAGCCTGTAACAAGTCGCGCATCAAGCGGGAGAACATCGTGGTGTACGACCTGTCCGCCACCATAGACCACTGCCCGACTGTCATTGAGGAGAACTCGCCCATAGTGCTTCGATACAAGACGCCCTATTTCAAAGCCTCGGCGCGGATTGTGATGCCCCCCATCCCGCGCAATGAGACATGGGTGGTGGGCTGGATCCAGGCGTGCACCCAGATGGAATTTTACAACACCTACGGAGACGTCGGCAT gTCGAGCTGGGAGCTGCCTCAGCTTCGAGAAGGTCTGGTGAGGGCCATCAGCGACTCAGACGGCGTGAGCTACCCCTGGTACGGAAACACCACAGAAACTGTCACCATAGTGGGCCCCACCGCCAAGCCATCCCGCTTCATCGTCAGCATGAACGACAATTTTTACCCCAGCGTCACCTGGGCTGTGCCGGTCAGTGAATCCAACACGCCCCTACTGACTAACATCAAAAGGGACCAGAGCTTCACAACCTGGCTGGTGGCGCTCAACACCACGTCCAGGGAAAAGATCCTGCTCCACACCATCAAGTGGAGGATGAGGGTCGACATCGCCGTGGATCCGTCCCTGCCTCTGGGCTCCAGGGCCAGGCTGGTGGGCCGGGTGCATCAGGACCAGCCGCGGGTGTTGACCCGCATGGAGCCCATCCCTCCGAACGCCATGGGGAGGCCCAACGCCAACGACGCCCAGGTACTGATGTGGAGGCCGAGGAGAGGACCTCCGCTCGTCGTCATACCGCCCAAGTAG
- the slc35a3a gene encoding solute carrier family 35 member A3a encodes MASSRLKYLSLGVLVFQTTSLVLTMRYSRTLQAEGPRYLASSAVVVAEVMKILTCVLLVFKEHSYSMRALNSVLRQEIANKPIETLKLAIPSGIYTLQNNLLYVALSNLDAATYQVTYQLKILTTALFSVSMLGRRLGVYQWLSLLILMAGVALVQWPSESPAASEKEALSTGSQFVGVTAVLVACCSSGFAGVYFEKILKESKQSVWVRNIQLGMFGLVFGLFGMLAYDGERVKESGMFQGYNTITWTVVALQALGGLVIAAVIKYADNILKGFATSLSIILSTLISYFWLQDFDPTGVFFLGALLVIAATFLYGYEGKPAPNPSRA; translated from the exons ATGGCCTCGTCCCGGCTGAAGTACCTCTCTCTGGGCGTGCTGGTGTTCCAGACCACCTCCCTGGTGCTCACCATGCGGTACTCCCGCACCCTGCAGGCCGAGGGCCCGCGGTACCTGGCCTCCTCAGCTGTGGTGGTGGCTGAGGTGATGAAGATCCTCACCTGTGTGCTGCTCGTCTTCAAGGAGCACA GTTACAGCATGCGAGCTCTGAACAGTGTCCTGCGTCAGGAAATTGCCAACAAACCCATAGAAACGCTGAAGCTGGCGATCCCCTCGGGGATCTACACGCTGCAGAACAACCTGCTGTACGTCGCCTTGTCCAACCTGGATGCAGCCACCTACCAG GTTACGTACCAGCTGAAGATCCTGACCACGGCTCTGTTCTCAGTGTCGATGCTGGGTCGCAGGCTGGGCGTCTACCAGTGGCTCTCGTTGCTGATCCTGATGGCTGGAGTGGCTCTCGTGCAG TGGCCCTCTGAGTCCCCAGCGGCCTCGGAGAAGGAGGCCCTCTCTACAGGCTCCCAGTTTGTCGGCGTGACAGCGGTTCTGGTGGCGTGCTGCTCAAGTGGGTTCGCTGGCGTCTACTTTGAGAAGATCTTAAAGGAGAGCAAACAGAGCGTCTGGGTCCGCAACATCCAGCTAG ggatGTTCGGCCTGGTGTTTGGCCTCTTTGGGATGCTGGCCTACGATGGAGAGAGGGTGAAGGAGTCGGGTATGTTCCAGGGATACAACACGATCACCTGGACTGTCGTGGCGCTGCAG GCGCTGGGTGGTCTGGTCATAGCAGCGGTCATCAAGTATGCAGACAACATCCTCAAGGGCTTTGCTACATCGCTCTCCATCATCCTGTCAACTCTAATATCCTACTTCTGGCTGCAGGACTTCGACCCCACCGG CGTTTTCTTCCTGGGGGCCCTTTTGGTCATCGCGGCCACTTTCCTGTACGGCTACGAAGGGAAGCCGGCCCCCAACCCCAGCAGGGCATAG